In Bombus pyrosoma isolate SC7728 linkage group LG2, ASM1482585v1, whole genome shotgun sequence, a genomic segment contains:
- the LOC122576126 gene encoding uncharacterized protein LOC122576126 — protein MAGVLTNCGVSRNDCLVSLLVIGPAELCHKVSEGLHESAKERKWRIVVHQCELVAKIIESSLSLGIDFIIFVFDWRTTQSLSEVETNISLIDEHYIISGAVCLVNCRGISNIMGLTSHKSAKIREKYNIRFLSANVFKPQICVQLSNRILNLVEAILGITSGIPTTGLLI, from the exons ATGGCGGGGGTACTCACTAATTGTGGTGTATCCCGAAATGATTGTCTAGTTTCTCTTTTG GTTATAGGGCCAGCAGAATTATGTCACAAAGTTTCTGAAGGATTACATGAAAGTGCAAAAGAAAGGAAGTGGCGTATTGTTGTACATCAGTGTGAACTTGTTGCTAAAATCATAGAATCGAGCTTAAGTCTTGGTATagatttcattatttttgtttttgacTGGAGAACTACTCAATCTTTATCTGAA gtagaaacaaatataagTCTCATAGATGAACATTATATCATTTCTGGAGCTGTATGCCTTGTAAATTGTAgaggaatttcaaatattatggGATTGACTTCCCACAAATCAGCAAAAATACGAGAGAAATAcaatattcgatttttatctgctaatgttttt AAACCACAAATTTGTGTTCAATTAAGTAATAGAATACTGAATTTAGTGGAAGCTATATTGGGCATAACAAGTGGAATTCCTACTACTGGTCTACTGATATAA
- the LOC122576137 gene encoding probable prefoldin subunit 2, translating to MASDKKSGKSSKGTKSTTEILSEFQMLRNEQRAMANKLSEMEMELNEHKIVIDTLKNIDPKRKCYRMTGGVLCERTVEDVMPALVTNKEQLIKVIDALNDQLTKKGLEINEFKEKHNIRIRGQQDMQQRQGEDKDSKEAKRSAVVVNSLLSNYS from the exons ATGGCTAGCGATAAAAAATCAGGAAAGTCTTCAAAAGGTACGAAGTCTACCACAGAAATATTATCTGAATTTCAAATGCTTCGCAATGAACAAAGGGCAATGGCCAATAAATTGTCAGAAATGGAGATGGAACTAAATGAACACAA GATCGTAATTgatacattgaaaaatatagacCCGAAAAGAAAATGCTATCGAATGACTGGAGGAGTTTTATGTGAACGTACTGTAGAGGATGTAATGCCTGCATTGGTAACAAATAAAGAACAG ttAATTAAAGTCATAGATGCCCTAAATGATCAGTTAACAAAAAAAGGGctcgaaataaatgaattcaaAGAGAAGCACAACATTAGAATTAGAGGACAACAGGATATGCAACAACGACAAGGTGAAGACAAAGATTCCaaagaagcaaaaagaagTGCTGTAGTTGTTAATTCACTATTAAgcaattattcataa
- the LOC122576098 gene encoding polycomb protein EED-like: MKKTNSKNQAYASSQEDSENDSDETECSIGSNSTAGTHRSDTPTRSARYRRKGRRRSKTAKYKPCTDKPLYKYCCSVKEDHGQPLFGVQFNHHLKEEGGNIRLRQCYADPDPEENFYTCTWTYDDSGKPLLAVAGSRGVVRVISPVTMTCIKHYIGHGHAINELKIHPRDPNILLSASKDHALRLWNIKTDVCIAIFGGVEGHRDEVLSADFDMKGERIISCGMDHALKLWSLDKADMQEAIKQSYYCNPSRNGRPFDSILQHFPDFTTRDVHRNYVDCVKWYGDFILSKSCENCIVCWKPGRLEDSQLRSGETSATVLHRFEFKECDIWFIRFSMDFCQRTIALGNQVGRTYVWDLEVDEPGQARCYSLQHPRCTAPIRQTSLSRDGSVLLCVCDDATVWRWNREH, translated from the exons atgaagaaaacaaaTAGTAAAAATCAAGCATATGCTTCTAGTCAAGAAGACAGTGAAAATGATAGTGATGAAACTGAATGTAGTATTGGCAGCAATTCAACTGCTGGTACCCATCGCAGTGATACACCTACCCGCAGTGCTCGTTATAGAAGAAAGGGTCGGCGTAGAAGTAAAACAGCAAAATATAAACCATGTACAGACAAGCCCCTTTACAAATATTGCTGCAGTGTTAAAGAAGATCATGGACAGCCATTGTTTGGAGTACAATTTAATCATCATTTAAAAGAAG AAGGAGGAAATATCAGATTACGTCAGTGTTATGCAGATCCTGATccagaagaaaatttttacacTTGTACTTGGACTTATGATGATTCTGGGAAACCTTTATTAGCAGTTGCTGGATCACGTGGTGTTGTAAGAGTTATTAGTCCTGTAACTATGACTTGCATCAAACATTATATTGGACATGGTCATgcaataaatgaattaaaaattcatcctAGAGATCCAAACATATTACTTTCAGCATCAAAAGATCATGCTCTTAGATTATGGAATATAAAAACTGATGTATGCATAGCAATATTTGGTGGTGTTGAAGGTCATAGAGATGAAGTCTTAAGTGCTGACTTTGATATGAAAGGAGAACGTATTATTTCATGTGGTATGGATCATGCTCTGAAACTATGGTCATTGGATAAGGCAGATATGCAAGAAGCAATAAAGCAGTCTTACTATTGTAACCCTAGTCGTAATGGAAGACCTTTCGATTCGATACTTCAACACTTTCCAGATTTTACTACACGGGATGTTCATCGTAACTATGTTGATTGCGTTAAATGGTATGGTGATTTCATTTTAAGTAAATCTTGTGAAAATTGTATTGTTTGTTGGAAACCAGGGCGCCTTGAAGATTCTCAATTACGCAGTGGAGAAACAAGCGCTACAGTTTTACATAGGTTTGAGTTTAAGGAATGTGATATATGGTTTATACGATTTTCAATGGATTTTTGCCAACGTACAATAGCTTTAGGAAATCAAGTGGGTAGAACATATGTGTGGGACTTAGAAGTTGATGAACCTGGTCAAGCACGCTGTTATTCACTGCAGCATCCACGATGTACTGCACCTATACGTCAAACTAGTTTAAGCAGAGATGGTTCAGTTTTGTTATGCGTTTGTGATGATGCTACTGTATGGAGATGGAATCGTGAACATTAA